A window from Centropristis striata isolate RG_2023a ecotype Rhode Island chromosome 4, C.striata_1.0, whole genome shotgun sequence encodes these proteins:
- the LOC131969930 gene encoding extracellular calcium-sensing receptor-like yields MSSSFSSSCKLRRNFHLNGLHKAGDVVLGGLLKIHYIPVFPEWEFTSQPQDPSCKGLDTQGFRLAMAMVFAVDEINRNSNLLPNVTLGYSLYDNCGALVTGFGAALVLASGQEEQFLLKENCSGTPSVVGIVGDTYSSFSIASSSVLGLFRLPMVSYYATCSCLSDRQRFPSFFRTIPSDAFQVRAMIQILKHFGWTWVGLLVSDDDYGLHVARSFQSDLAQSGGGCLAYSEVLPLGNDRAQFRRIVNVMKKSTARVVMVFAMEIQIHQLMEEVLRQNVTGLQWIASEAWTSGEILLTPDFMPYLSGTLGIAIRRGEISGFKDFLFKIRPNQHHSNDGNSIVNQFWEEMFQCRFAPLPESWVEAGGALCTGQEDLLNVENDLFDVSELRPEYNVYKAVYALAYALNDMLHCVPGRGPFSGHSCATLQNLEPWQLVYYLDKVNFSTPFGDQVSFDENGDALPIYDVMNWLWLPDGRRKIQNVGEVKESTKGEELNLDGDKILWNTQSKQPPRSVCSESCPPGTRMARKKGQPECCFDCIPCSEGKISNKTDSMECTSCPEEFWSSPQRDHCVPKKTEFLSYHEPLGICLTTASLMGTFICIVVLGIFTRHRSTPMVRANNSELSFLLLVSLKLCFLCSLLFIGRPRLWTCQLRHAAFGISFVLSVSCILVKTMVVLAVFKASKPGGGASLKWFGAVQQRGTVLVLTSIQAAICTAWLISASPAPHKNTQYYNDKIVYECVVGSTAGFAVLLGYIGLLAIISFLLAFLARNLPDNFNEAKLITFSMLIFCAVWVAFVPAYVNSPGKYADAVEVFAILASSFGLLVALFGPKCYIILLRPERNTKKAIMGRGTTKS; encoded by the exons ATGTCGTCCTCTTTTTCCTCATCTTGTAAATTACGGAGAAATTTTCATCTCAATGGGTTGCACAAGGCTGGTGATGTGGTTTTGGGTGGGCTGTTAAAGATCCACTACATCCCAGTCTTCCCTGAGTGGGAATTCACTTCACAGCCACAAGATCCCTCCTGTAAAGG CTTAGACACTCAGGGGTTCAGGCTGGCCATGGCGATGGTCTTTGCTGTTGATGAGATCAACAGAAACTCCAATCTGCTACCTAATGTGACTCTGGGATACAGTCTTTATGATAACTGTGGTGCACTTGTTACTGGATTTGGTGCTGCTTTGGTGCTGGCCAGTGGTCAAGAGGAGCAGTTTCTGCTGAAGGAGAACTGTTCAGGGACCCCATCAGTTGTGGGGATTGTGGGTGATACCTATTCATCATTTTCTATCGCCAGCTCCAGTGTGCTGGGTTTATTCAGATTGCCCATG GTGAGTTATTATGCCACATGTTCCTGCCTGAGTGATCGGCAACGGTTTCCATCCTTCTTTAGAACAATCCCAAGTGATGCTTTCCAG GTGCGTGCCATGATTCAGATTCTGAAACACTTTGGCTGGACTTGGGTCGGCCTTCTGGTCAGTGATGATGACTATGGACTCCATGTTGCCCGATCCTTTCAGTCTGACCTGGCTCAGTCTGGTGGAGGTTGTCTGGCATACTCAGAGGTTTTGCCCTTGGGCAATGACCGAGCACAATTTAGGAGGATTGTGAATGTGATGAAAAAATCAACAGCTCGTGTGGTCATGGTGTTTGCAATGGAGATCCAAATTCATCAACTAATGGAGGAG GTGTTGAGGCAGAATGTGACAGGCCTGCAGTGGATAGCAAGTGAAGCTTGGACATCAGGAGAGATTCTTCTTACACCTGATTTCATGCCGTACCTGAGTGGCACACTGGGCATAGCGATCCGGCGAGGAGAGATATCAGGGTTCAAGGACTTCCTCTTCAAAATACGTCCAAATCAACACCACAGCAACGATGGAAACAGCATA GTCAATCAGTTTTGGGAAGAAATGTTCCAGTGTAGATTTGCGCCTCTTCCAGAAAGCTGGGTGGAAGCTGGGGGAGCACTTTGCACTGGACAGGAGGATCTACTTAATGTGGAAAATGATTTGTTTGATGTGTCAGAACTCAGGCCTGAGTACAATGTTTACAAGGCTGTGTATGCTCTGGCCTATGCACTCAATGACATGCTGCACTGTGTACCAGGAAGAGGACCTTTCAGCGGGCACAGCTGTGCCACTCTGCAAAACCTGGAGCCATGGCAG CTGGTGTATTATTTGGATAAAGTAAACTTCAGCACACCTTTTGGTGATCAAGTGTCATTTGATGAGAATGGTGATGCTTTACCAATATATGACGTCATGAACTGGCTGTGGCTCCCTGATGGACGAAGAAAGATTCAGAATGTGGGTGAGGTTAAAGAGTCCACCAAAGGCGAAGAACTCAATCTTGATGGAGACAAAATCTTATGGAACACTCAATCCAAACAG CCCCCGCGGTCAGTGTGCAGCGAGAGCTGTCCTCCAGGTACCCGCATGGCCAGAAAGAAAGGGCAACCTGAGTGCTGCTTTGACTGCATCCCTTGTTCTGAGGGAAAAATCAGCAACAAAACTG ACTCCATGGAGTGCACCAGTTGTCCAGAGGAGTTCTGGTCCAGCCCCCAGCGTGACCACTGTGTTCCTAAGAAAACTGAGTTCCTCTCCTACCATGAACCTCTGGGTATCTGCCTGACAACTGCCTCATTGATGGgcacatttatttgtattgtcgTCCTGGGAATCTTTACCCGTCATCGCAGTACACCCATGGTACGCGCCAACAATTCAGAACTGAGTTTCCTCCTCTTGGTATCTCTTAAACTATGTTTCCTGTGTTCGCTGCTGTTTATTGGCCGTCCCAGACTGTGGACATGCCAACTGAGACATGCAGCATTTGGGATCAGCTTTGTTCTTTCTGTCTCATGTATTCTGGTGAAAACCATGGTGGTTCTGGCTGTGTTCAAGGCCTCCAAACCAGGAGGTGGAGCCAGTCTGAAGTGGTTTGGTGctgtgcagcagagaggaacAGTTCTGGTTCTTACTTCTATTCAGGCTGCAATCTGCACTGCTTGGCTTATCTCCGCTTCACCAGCTCctcataaaaatacacaatactaCAATGACAAGATTGTTTATGAATGTGTAGTCGGGTCCACAGCTGGTTTTGCAGTATTACTTGGCTATATTGGCTTACTGGCTATCATCAGCTTCCTGTTAGCATTCCTTGCAAGGAATCTTCCAGACAACTTCAATGAGGCCAAACTCATCACTTTCAGCATGCTGATCTTCTGTGCTGTGTGGGTGGCCTTTGTTCCTGCTTATGTCAACTCTCCAGGAAAATATGCAGATGCAGTGGAGGTATTTGCTATCTTGGCCTCCAGTTTTGGTCTCTTGGTGGCTCTGTTTGGACCCAAATGTTACATAATTCTTCTGAGACCAGAGAGGAACACAAAGAAAGCAATCATGGGTCGTGGAACCACAAAGTCATAA
- the LOC131969932 gene encoding extracellular calcium-sensing receptor-like, with product MTMAFAIDEINNSFNLLPNITLGYSLFDNCGGALVVGLSGAISMASGREEQFLLQENCSGTPPILGFVGDSYSTNSIAISTVLGLYKMPIVSYFSTCSCLSDRQRFPSFFRTIPSDAFQVRAMIQILKHFGWTWVGLLVSDDDYGLHVARSFQSDLAQSGGGCLAYLEVLPWDSDSSELRRIVHLIKTSTARVVMAFAHQFHMINLMEEVVRQNVTGLQWMASEAWTSAAVLQTPRLMPYLGGTLGIAIRRGEIPGLREFLLRIRPDQKDVEAYGNNFVKQFWEYMFQCKFDPAGWFKAGEALCTGKENIENVETEILDLSDLRPEYNIYKAVYALAYALDDMLHCVPGRGPFSGNSCATRQTIEPWQVVHYLQMVNFTTSFGDQVSFDENGDALPIYDVMNWLWLPDGQTKVENVGEVKRSAFKGEELTLDEENIFWNFESREPPRSVCSESCPPGTRMARKKGQPECCFDCIPCSEGKISNKTDSMECTSCPEDFWSSPQRDHCVPKKTEFLSYHEPLGICLTTTSLLGTFVCAIVLVIFTYHQSTPMVRANNSELSFLLLGSLKLCFLCSLLFIGRPRLWTCQLRHAAFGISFVLSVSCILVKTMVVLAVFKASKPGVGANLKWFGAVQQRGTVLVLTSVQAAICTAWLVSASPAPHKNTQYYNDKIVFECVVGSTVGFAVLLGYIGLLAIISFLLAFLARNLPDNFNEAKLITFSMLIFCAVWVAFIPAYVNSPGKYADAVEVFAILASSFGLLVALFGPKCYIILLRPERNTKKAIMGRGTTKS from the exons ATGACCATGGCCTTTGCTATTGATGAGATCAACAACAGCTTTAATCTGCTTCCTAATATCACTCTGGGATACAGCCTGTTTGACAACTGTGGTGGTGCACTTGTTGTTGGATTGAGTGGTGCAATATCAATGGCCAGTGGTCGAGAAGAGCAGTTTCTGCTTCAGGAGAACTGTTCTGGGACCCCTCCAATCCTTGGGTTTGTGGGTGATTCCTACTCAACAAATTCTATTGCCATCTCCACTGTGCTTGGTTTATACAAAATGCCCATT GTGAGTTATTTTTCAACATGTTCCTGCCTGAGTGATCGGCAACGGTTTCCATCCTTCTTTAGAACAATCCCAAGTGATGCTTTCCAG GTGCGTGCCATGATTCAGATTCTGAAACACTTTGGCTGGACTTGGGTCGGCCTTCTGGTCAGTGATGATGACTATGGACTCCATGTTGCCCGATCCTTTCAGTCTGACCTGGCTCAGTCTGGTGGAGGTTGTCTGGCCTACCTAGAGGTTTTGCCCTGGGACAGTGACTCAAGTGAACTCAGGAGGATTGTACATTTGATAAAGACATCAACAGCTCGTGTGGTCATGGCGTTTGCACATCAGTTCCACATGATTAATCTCATGGAAGAG GTGGTGAGGCAGAATGTTACAGGCCTGCAGTGGATGGCCAGTGAAGCTTGGACATCAGCTGCTGTGCTGCAGACACCCCGCCTCATGCCGTACCTGGGTGGCACCCTGGGCATTGCCATCCGTAGAGGAGAAATACCAGGACTCAGGGAATTCCTCTTGCGAATACGTCCTGACCAAAAAGATGTTGAGGCCTATGGAAATAACTTT GTGAAACAGTTTTGGGAATACATGTTTCAGTGTAAATTCGATCCGGCAGGTTGGTTTAAAGCTGGGGAAGCATTATGCACTGGAAAGgaaaatattgaaaatgtggagactgagattttagatcTTTCTGACCTCAGGCCTGAGTACAATATTTATAAGGCTGTGTATGCTCTGGCCTATGCACTTGATGACATGCTGCACTGTGTACCAGGCAGAGGGCCTTTCAGTGGGAACAGCTGCGCCACTCGGCAAACAATAGAACCATGGCAG GTTGTGCATTATTTGCAAATGGTCAACTTCACCACATCATTTGGTGATCAAGTGTCATTTGATGAGAATGGTGATGCCTTACCAATATACGATGTCATGAACTGGCTGTGGCTCCCTGATGGACAAACTAAAGTTGAGAATGTGGGTGAGGTTAAGAGGTCGGCCTTTAAAGGTGAAGAACTCACACTTgatgaagaaaacattttctggaACTTTGAATCCAGAGAG CCCCCCCGGTCAGTGTGCAGTGAGAGCTGTCCTCCAGGTACCCGCATGGCCAGAAAGAAAGGGCAACCTGAGTGCTGCTTTGACTGCATCCCTTGTTCTGAGGGAAAGATCAGCAATAAGACTG ACTCCATGGAGTGCACCAGTTGTCCAGAGGACTTCTGGTCCAGCCCCCAACGTGACCACTGTGTTCCTAAGAAAACTGAGTTCCTTTCCTACCATGAGCCTCTGGGTATCTGCTTGACAACCACCTCATTGTTGGGCACATTTGTCTGTGCTATTGTTCTGGTAATCTTTACTTATCATCAAAGTACACCCATGGTGCGTGCCAACAATTCAGAACTGAGTTTCCTGCTCTTGGGGTCTCTTAAACTATGTTTCCTGTGTTCACTGCTGTTTATCGGCCGTCCCAGACTGTGGACATGTCAACTGAGACATGCAGCATTTGGGATCAGCTTCGTGCTTTCTGTCTCATGTATTCTGGTCAAAACCATGGTGGTTCTGGCTGTGTTCAAGGCCTCCAAACCAGGAGTTGGAGCCAATCTGAAGTGGTTTGGTGctgtgcagcagagaggaacAGTTCTGGTTCTTACTTCTGTTCAGGCAGCAATCTGCACTGCTTGGCTTGTCTCTGCTTCACCAGCTCCtcataaaaacactcaatacTACAATGACAAGATAGTTTTTGAATGTGTTGTTGGGTCCACAGTTGGTTTTGCAGTATTACTTGGCTATATTGGCTTACTGGCTATCATCAGTTTTCTTTTAGCATTCCTCGCAAGGAATCTTCCAGACAACTTCAATGAGGCCAAACTCATCACTTTCAGCATGCTGATCTTCTGTGCTGTGTGGGTGGCCTTTATTCCTGCTTATGTCAACTCTCCAGGCAAATATGCAGATGCAGTGGAGGTATTTGCCATCCTGGCCTCCAGTTTTGGTCTCTTGGTGGCTCTGTTCggaccaaaatgttacataatTCTTCTGAGACCAGAGAGGAACACAAAGAAAGCAATCATGGGTCGGGGAACCACAAAGTCATGA
- the LOC131970036 gene encoding extracellular calcium-sensing receptor-like — translation MTMAFAIDEINKNSNLLPNVTLGYSLYDNCATLVIGFSAALALASGREEQFLLQENCLGTPPVLGIVGDSFSTFSIATSDVIGLFKLPIVSYFATCSCLSDRQRFPSFFRTIPSDAFQVRAMIQILKRFGWTWAGLLVSDDDYGLHVARSFQSDLAQSGGGCLAYSEILPWGDNPAELKRIVEVIKKSTARVVIVFAHQIHMIQLIEEVVRQNVTGLQWMASEAWTAAAVLQTPRLMPYLGGTLGIAIRRGEIPGLREFLLRVRPDLQDNNYGHSMVMQFWEYTFQCKFAVPPADWMEAGRALCTGDENLESVETEFLDVSNLRPEYNIYKAVYALAYALDDMLQCKPGRGPFSGNSCATLQTLEPWQLMYYLEKVNFTTPFGDQVSFDENGDALPIYDVMNWLWLPDGRTKVQNVGEVKRSASKGEELTLLEDKIFWNFDLKQPPLSVCSESCPPGTRMARKKGEPVCCFDCVPCSEGKFSNETDSMECTSCPEDFWSSPQRDHCVPKKTEFLSYHEPLGICLTTASLLGTFFCFVVLGIFTYFRSTPMVRANNSELSFLLLVSLKLCFLCSLLFIGRPRLWTCQLRHAAFGISFVLSVSCILVKTMVVLAVFKASKPGGGASLKWFGAMQQRGTVLFLTSVQAAICTAWLVSASPAPHKNTQYHNDKIVYECVVGSTVGFAVLLGYIGLLAILSFLLAFLARNLPDNFNEAKLITFSMLIFCAVWVAFVPAYVNSPGKYADAVEVFAILASSFGLLVALFGPKCYIILLRPERNTKKAIMGRGTTKS, via the exons ATGACGATGGCCTTTGCTATTGATGAGATCAACAAAAACTCCAACTTGCTGCCTAATGTGACTCTGGGATACAGCCTTTATGATAACTGTGCCACACTTGTGATTGGATTCAGTGCTGCACTGGCATTGGCCAGTGGTCGAGAGGAGCAGTTTCTGCTTCAGGAAAACTGCTTGGGGACCCCTCCAGTCCTTGGGATTGTGGGGGATTCCTTCTCAACATTTTCTATTGCCACCTCTGATGTGATAGGTTTATTCAAATTACCCATT GTGAGTTACTTTGCCACATGTTCCTGCCTGAGTGATCGGCAACGGTTTCCGTCCTTCTTCAGAACAATCCCAAGTGATGCTTTCCAG GTGCGTGCTATGATTCAGATTTTAAAACGCTTTGGCTGGACTTGGGCAGGTCTGCTGGTCAGTGATGATGACTATGGACTCCATGTTGCCAGATCCTTTCAGTCTGACCTGGCTCAGTCTGGTGGAGGTTGTCTGGCCTACTCAGAGATTTTACCCTGGGGTGACAACCCAGCTGAACTAAAGAGGATTGTGGAAGTAATTAAGAAATCAACAGCTCGTGTGGTCATTGTCTTTGCACATCAGATCCACATGATTCAACTCATAGAAGAG GTGGTGAGGCAGAATGTTACAGGCCTGCAGTGGATGGCCAGTGAAGCTTGGACAGCAGCTGCTGTGCTGCAGACACCCCGCCTCATGCCGTACCTGGGTGGCACCCTGGGCATTGCCATCCGTAGAGGAGAAATACCAGGACTCAGGGAATTCCTGTTAAGAGTACGTCCTGATTTACAGGATAATAATTATGGACATAGCATG gTGATGCAGTTTTGGGAATATacatttcagtgtaaatttgCTGTACCTCCAGCAGATTGGATGGAGGCTGGGAGAGCACTATGCACAGGTGATGAAAACCTCGAGAGTGTAGAGACTGAGTTTTTGGATGTTTCTAATCTCAGGCCTGAGTACAATATTTACAAAGCTGTGTATGCTCTGGCCTATGCACTTGATGACATGCTACAATGCAAGCCAGGAAGAGGACCTTTCAGTGGGAACAGCTGTGCCACTTTGCAAACCCTGGAGCCATGGCAG CTCATGTATTACTTGGAAAAGGTCAACTTCACCACACCTTTTGGTGATCAAGTGTCATTTGATGAAAATGGTGATGCCTTACCAATATATGATGTCATGAACTGGCTGTGGCTCCCTGATGGACGAACTAAAGTTCAGAATGTGGGTGAGGTTAAGAGGTCGGCCTCCAAAGGTGAAGAACTCACACTTCTTGAAGACAAAATCTTCTGGAACTTTGATTTAAAACAG CCACCCCTGTCAGTGTGCAGCGAGAGCTGTCCTCCAGGTACCCGCATGgcaagaaaaaaaggggaaccTGTTTGCTGTTTCGACTGTGTCCCTTGTTCTGAAGGAAAGTTCAGCAATGAAACTG ACTCCATGGAGTGCACCAGTTGTCCAGAGGACTTCTGGTCCAGCCCCCAGCGTGACCACTGTGTTCCTAAGAAAACTGAGTTCCTCTCCTACCATGAGCCTCTGGGTATCTGCCTCACAACTGCCTCATTGTTGggcacatttttctgttttgtagtCCTCGGAATCTTCACATATTTTCGCAGTACCCCCATGGTACGCGCCAACAATTCAGAACTCAGCTTCCTGCTCTTGGTGTCACTTAAGTTATGTTTCCTGTGTTCACTGCTGTTTATCGGCCGTCCCAGACTGTGGACATGCCAACTGAGACATGCAGCATTTGGGATCAGCTTTGTGCTTTCTGTCTCATGTATTCTGGTGAAAACCATGGTGGTTCTGGCTGTGTTCAAGGCCTCCAAGCCAGGAGGTGGAGCCAGTCTGAAGTGGTTTGGTGCTATGCAGCAGAGAGGAACAGTTCTGTTTCTTACTTCTGTTCAGGCAGCAATCTGCACTGCTTGGCTTGTCTCTGCTTCACCAGCTCCtcataaaaacactcaatacCACAATGACAAGATAGTTTATGAATGTGTAGTCGGGTCCACAGTTGGTTTTGCAGTATTACTGGGTTACATTGGCTTATTGGCTATCCTCAGCTTCCTGTTAGCGTTTCTGGCAAGGAATCTTCCAGACAACTTCAATGAGGCCAAACTCATCACTTTCAGCATGCTGATCTTCTGTGCTGTGTGGGTAGCCTTTGTTCCTGCTTATGTCAACTCTCCAGGAAAATATGCAGATGCAGTGGAGGTATTTGCCATCCTGGCCTCCAGTTTTGGTCTCTTGGTGGCTCTGTTTGGACCCAAATGTTACATAATCCTGCTGAGACCAGAGAGGAACACAAAGAAAGCAATCATGGGTCGGGGAACAACAAAGTCATGA
- the LOC131969931 gene encoding extracellular calcium-sensing receptor-like encodes MAMVFAVDEINRNSNLLPNVTLGYSLYDNCGALVTGFRAALVLASGQEEHFLLQENCSGTPSVVGIVGDPYSSFSIASSNVLGLFRLPMVSYYATCSCLSDRQRFPSFFRTIPSDAFQVRAMIQILKHFGWTWVGLLVSDDDYGLHVARSFQSDLAQSGGGCLAYSEVLPWGNDPAQLRKIVDVMKKSTARVVMVFAMEIQIYHLMEEVLRRNVTGLQWIASEAWASVEILLTPDFMPYLSGTLGIAIRRGEISGFKDFLFKIHPNQHHSSNYRKSIVNQFWEDIFQCKFAPPPEGWVGAFCTGQEDLHNVENELFDVSELRPEYNAYKAVYALAYALDDMLHCVPGRGPFSGHSCATLQNLEPWQLVYYLDKVNFTTPFGDEVSFDENGDVLPIYDVMNWLWLPDGRTKIQNVGEVKESAEGEVLTLDEDKIFWNSESKQPPRSVCSESCPPGTRMARKKGQPECCFDCIPCSEGKISNKTDSMECTSCPEDFWSSPQRDHCVPKKTEFLSYHEPLGICLTTASLLGTFICAVVLGIFTHHCSTPVVRANNSELSFLLLVSLKLCFLCSLLFIGRPRLWTCQLRHAAFGISFVLSVSCILVKTMVVLAVFKASKPGGGASLKWFGILQQRGTVLVLTSVQAAICTAWLVSASPAPHKNIQYYNDKIVYECVVGSTVGFAVLLGYIGLLATISFLLAFLARNLPDNFNEAKLITFSMLIFCAVWVAFVPAYVNSPGKYADAVEVFAILASSFGLLVALFGPKCYIILLRPEKNTKKAIMGRGTSKM; translated from the exons ATGGCCATGGTCTTTGCTGTTGATGAGATCAATAGAAACTCCAATCTGCTACCTAATGTGACTCTGGGATACAGTCTTTATGATAACTGTGGTGCACTTGTTACTGGATTTCGTGCTGCTTTGGTGCTGGCCAGTGGCCAAGAGGAGCactttctgctgcaggagaactgTTCAGGGACCCCATCAGTTGTGGGGATTGTGGGTGATCCCTATTCATCGTTTTCTATCGCCAGCTCCAACGTGCTGGGTTTATTCAGATTGCCCATG GTGAGTTATTATGCTACATGTTCCTGCCTGAGTGATCGGCAAAGGTTTCCATCCTTCTTTAGAACAATCCCAAGTGATGCTTTCCAG GTGCGTGCCATGATTCAGATTCTGAAACATTTTGGCTGGACTTGGGTCGGCCTTCTGGTCAGTGATGATGACTATGGACTCCATGTTGCCAGATCTTTTCAATCTGACCTGGCTCAGTCTGGTGGAGGTTGTCTGGCATACTCAGAGGTTTTGCCCTGGGGCAATGACCCAGCACAACTTAGGAAGATTGTGGATGTGATGAAAAAATCAACAGCTCGTGTTGTCATGGTGTTTGCAATGGAGATCCAAATTTATCATCTAATGGAAGAG GTGTTGAGGCGGAATGTGACAGGCCTGCAGTGGATAGCAAGTGAAGCTTGGGCATCAGTAGAAATTCTCCTTACACCTGATTTCATGCCGTACCTGAGTGGCACACTGGGCATTGCCATCCGGCGAGGAGAGATATCAGGGTTCAAGGACTTCCTCTTCAAAATCCACCCAAATCAACACCACAGCAGCAACTATAGAAAAAGCATA GTAAATCAGTTTTGGGAAGACatatttcagtgtaaatttGCGCCACCTCCAGAAGGCTGGGTCGGAGCATTTTGCACTGGACAGGAAGATCTACATAATGTGGAAAATGAGTTGTTTGATGTGTCAGAACTCAGGCCTGAGTACAACGCTTACAAGGCTGTGTATGCTCTGGCCTATGCACTCGATGACATGCTGCACTGTGTACCAGGAAGAGGACCTTTCAGCGGGCACAGCTGTGCCACTCTACAAAACCTGGAGCCATGGCAG CTGGTTTACTATTTGGATAAAGTCAACTTCACCACACCTTTTGGTGATGAAGTGTCATTTGATGAGAATGGTGATGTCTTACCAATATATGATGTCATGAACTGGCTGTGGCTCCCTGATGGACGAACAAAGATTCAGAATGTGGGTGAGGTTAAAGAGTCAGCTGAAGGTGAAGTACTCACACTGGATGAAGACAAAATCTTCTGGAACTCCGAATCCAAACAG CCCCCCCGGTCAGTGTGCAGTGAGAGCTGTCCTCCAGGTACCCGCATGGCCAGAAAGAAAGGGCAACCTGAGTGCTGTTTTGACTGCATACCATGTTCTGAGGGAAAGATCAGCAATAAGACTG aCTCCATGGAGTGCACCAGTTGTCCAGAGGACTTCTGGTCCAGCCCCCAGCGTGACCACTGTGTTCCTAAGAAAACTGAGTTCCTCTCCTACCATGAACCTCTGGGTATCTGCTTAACAACAGCCTCATTGTTGGGTACATTTATTTGTGCTGTTGTTCTGGGAATCTTCACCCATCATTGCAGCACACCAGTGGTACGTGCCAACAATTCAGAACTGAGTTTCCTCCTCTTGGTTTCACTTAAACTATGTTTCCTGTGTTCGCTGCTGTTTATCGGCCGTCCCAGACTGTGGACATGCCAACTGAGACATGCAGCATTTGGGATCAGCTTTGTGCTTTCTGTCTCATGTATTCTGGTGAAAACCATGGTGGTTCTGGCTGTGTTCAAGGCCTCCAAACCAGGAGGTGGAGCCAGTCTGAAGTGGTTTGGTATTTTGCAGCAGAGAGGAACAGTTCTGGTTCTTACTTCTGTTCAGGCAGCAATCTGCACTGCTTGGCTTGTCTCTGCTTCACCAGCTCCTCATAAAAACATTCAATACTACAATGACAAGATAGTTTATGAATGTGTAGTCGGGTCCACAGTTGGTTTTGCTGTTTTACTTGGCTATATTGGCTTACTGGCTACCATCAGCTTTCTGTTAGCATTCCTTGCAAGGAATCTTCCAGACAACTTCAATGAGGCCAAACTCATCACTTTCAGCATGCTGATCTTCTGTGCTGTGTGGGTGGCCTTTGTTCCTGCTTATGTCAACTCTCCAGGCAAATATGCAGATGCAGTGGAGGTATTTGCCATCCTGGCCTCCAGTTTTGGTCTCTTGGTGGCTCTGTTTGGACCCAAATGTTACATAATTCTTCTGAGACCAGAGAAGAACACAAAGAAAGCAATCATGGGTCGGGGAACCAGCAAAATGTAA